The segment CTCCTGGTAGGATCGGCCTAACTTGAGGTACTTGATGACTTCTCTGTGCTTACCCAGGAACTTTTCCCGAGTCTCCTGGGAGCCGACCTTCCTACCTGTATGGAGCCCGTCTGCCTTGCGGCTGCGGGTCCCGGACTTGATCCTGAGGCTCAGCTGCTCGCTCTCCATCCTCGCCAGGTCCGCCATGATGGTAATCACCAGCTTGGTGAAGACGTGGTTTGAGTCGTTCTCCGCCGAGAGGGTGAGGCCCAGGTTGTGGATGTAGACGGAGATCCTCTTTGCCTCCAGGTCTTTCAAGAGGTTCAGCACCTCGGTGGTGTTCCTGCCCAAACGGGAGATTTCGTGGATGAGCAGGCATCTGATGCCTTCCTTGTCCATGAAAGCCAGGGCCCGTTGGAGCTCCTGCCTCTCCCCTATCGACTTACTAAAACCGCTAATCTTTTCCGAGAACACCTTTACGATTTCATAGCCGGTTTCCCGCAGGTCCTTTACTTGGCGGTTGGTGGTCTGCCCGTTCATGGAGACCCGAGTGTAGATGATGGCTTTTATAGGCGCTTCTTTTTAATGCATGTTACTTCAATTCTGACATTTGCTAGAACTGAAGCGAAAGAACCTGCACAGGCAAGCTGCAAACGAGATTTTTGAAGCATGGTTTATTGTGAAGCGAAAACCTGAACCGCTAATGCATCTATTAAACCATATATAGTATATTTGGTTGGCCAGTTCCGTTAATTCAACCAACAGTAGCTGGATAAACGGATGTTTAACTCCATACATAGGTTCAATAATCGGAGTTATTCCGTTTATCAAGTAGTTGGCGTGCATTTAAGATATGAAAGCTGAAGATTTTGAGAAAAGGGAAATAATCTTTGAAAGCATTTGGAAAACAATCGCTTTGACTATTGTCTCTGGAATGTTCGTCTTTTCAGCCTTTGCTTTCATGGATAGAAAGGAAAATTCTTTTAGCTTCTGGGCTACGTTATTACTGTTTG is part of the Rufibacter tibetensis genome and harbors:
- a CDS encoding recombinase family protein, whose amino-acid sequence is MNGQTTNRQVKDLRETGYEIVKVFSEKISGFSKSIGERQELQRALAFMDKEGIRCLLIHEISRLGRNTTEVLNLLKDLEAKRISVYIHNLGLTLSAENDSNHVFTKLVITIMADLARMESEQLSLRIKSGTRSRKADGLHTGRKVGSQETREKFLGKHREVIKYLKLGRSYQEITKLTGAAPYTISKMKKALAEG